A stretch of Planococcus citri chromosome 5, ihPlaCitr1.1, whole genome shotgun sequence DNA encodes these proteins:
- the LOC135848548 gene encoding uncharacterized protein LOC135848548 isoform X1: MHLWFVPGSIGPMSSIITCLTLLSVIYIAHVQANQQDDSSDVDSDIFSSSEKKQLVGFEKKSFQRRRYKKALRQLKKNEATSLQFFSDFGCAVYHGKRVMELDYTAAESYLKLYYIRAIPQDLPEDYQRLNETCDEWLDVVFHRKNPKNKEPPRQKIKSSYLVWYTALSASSSKPSGNPHGYFLNLICTKLQKIRSMKPTVYETDDVIYRRFSASMARSHQIFAGLHGDLLADMSQMGEVNPDMLFDEVLFKLIPKWNMTAEDIAFYNVLINAHLNRPVNATTLIETNFFERGTDDWVCVPTEHSKHCMVLRKRTPPARYSYLPTNIPIP; encoded by the exons ATGCACCTATGGTTTGTTCCAGGATCAATAGGACCTATGTCGTCAATAATTACTTGCCTGACTTTATTATCCGTGATATACATTGCCCACGTTCAGGCTAACCAGCAAGATGACTCGTCAGATGTCG ATTCAGATATATTCTCATCAtcggaaaaaaaacaattagttggatttgaaaaaaaaagctttcaaagaCGGCGTTACAAGAAAGCCCTCAGACAACTCAAAAAAAACGAAGCAACCTCG TTGCAGTTCTTTTCTGATTTTGGTTGCGCTGTGTATCATGGCAAACGTGTGATGGAACTAGATTACACAGCTGCAGAATCATATCTGAAGTTATACTACATACGTGCAATCCCTCAAGACTTGCCAGAAGATTATCAGCGTTTAAATGAGACCTGTGATGAATGGTTGGACGTAGTATTTCACcgaaaaaacccaaaaaataaagaaccaccacgacaaaaaattaaatcctcATACCTAGTATGGTATACTGCTTTGAGTGCTTCGTCTTCGAAACCCAGTGGCAATCCACATGGTTATTTCTTAAACTTGATTTGcactaaattacaaaaaatcagaTCCATGAAACCAACCGTATATGAAACGGACGATGTGATATACCGCCGTTTTTCTGCGTCAATGGCCAGGTCTCACCAAATTTTCGCCGGTCTACACGGTGATTTACTCGCAGATATGTCACAAATGGGAGAAGTAAATCCGGATATGTTATTCGATGAAGTATTGTTTAAACTGATCCCAAAATGGAACATGACGGCTGAGGACATTGCGTTTTACAATGTTCTTATAAATGCACATCTCAATCGACCCGTTAATGCAACAACTttaattgaaacaaatttttttgaaagaggaaCGGATGACTGGGTATGTGTTCCTACTGAGCATTCAAAACACTGCATGGTATTACGTAAGCGAACACCTCCAGCGCGTTACTCCTATCTGCCTACTAATATACCTATACCATAG
- the LOC135848548 gene encoding uncharacterized protein LOC135848548 isoform X3, translating into MSSIITCLTLLSVIYIAHVQANQQDDSSDVDSDIFSSSEKKQLVGFEKKSFQRRRYKKALRQLKKNEATSLQFFSDFGCAVYHGKRVMELDYTAAESYLKLYYIRAIPQDLPEDYQRLNETCDEWLDVVFHRKNPKNKEPPRQKIKSSYLVWYTALSASSSKPSGNPHGYFLNLICTKLQKIRSMKPTVYETDDVIYRRFSASMARSHQIFAGLHGDLLADMSQMGEVNPDMLFDEVLFKLIPKWNMTAEDIAFYNVLINAHLNRPVNATTLIETNFFERGTDDWVCVPTEHSKHCMVLRKRTPPARYSYLPTNIPIP; encoded by the exons ATGTCGTCAATAATTACTTGCCTGACTTTATTATCCGTGATATACATTGCCCACGTTCAGGCTAACCAGCAAGATGACTCGTCAGATGTCG ATTCAGATATATTCTCATCAtcggaaaaaaaacaattagttggatttgaaaaaaaaagctttcaaagaCGGCGTTACAAGAAAGCCCTCAGACAACTCAAAAAAAACGAAGCAACCTCG TTGCAGTTCTTTTCTGATTTTGGTTGCGCTGTGTATCATGGCAAACGTGTGATGGAACTAGATTACACAGCTGCAGAATCATATCTGAAGTTATACTACATACGTGCAATCCCTCAAGACTTGCCAGAAGATTATCAGCGTTTAAATGAGACCTGTGATGAATGGTTGGACGTAGTATTTCACcgaaaaaacccaaaaaataaagaaccaccacgacaaaaaattaaatcctcATACCTAGTATGGTATACTGCTTTGAGTGCTTCGTCTTCGAAACCCAGTGGCAATCCACATGGTTATTTCTTAAACTTGATTTGcactaaattacaaaaaatcagaTCCATGAAACCAACCGTATATGAAACGGACGATGTGATATACCGCCGTTTTTCTGCGTCAATGGCCAGGTCTCACCAAATTTTCGCCGGTCTACACGGTGATTTACTCGCAGATATGTCACAAATGGGAGAAGTAAATCCGGATATGTTATTCGATGAAGTATTGTTTAAACTGATCCCAAAATGGAACATGACGGCTGAGGACATTGCGTTTTACAATGTTCTTATAAATGCACATCTCAATCGACCCGTTAATGCAACAACTttaattgaaacaaatttttttgaaagaggaaCGGATGACTGGGTATGTGTTCCTACTGAGCATTCAAAACACTGCATGGTATTACGTAAGCGAACACCTCCAGCGCGTTACTCCTATCTGCCTACTAATATACCTATACCATAG
- the LOC135848548 gene encoding uncharacterized protein LOC135848548 isoform X2, with amino-acid sequence MSNRGSIGPMSSIITCLTLLSVIYIAHVQANQQDDSSDVDSDIFSSSEKKQLVGFEKKSFQRRRYKKALRQLKKNEATSLQFFSDFGCAVYHGKRVMELDYTAAESYLKLYYIRAIPQDLPEDYQRLNETCDEWLDVVFHRKNPKNKEPPRQKIKSSYLVWYTALSASSSKPSGNPHGYFLNLICTKLQKIRSMKPTVYETDDVIYRRFSASMARSHQIFAGLHGDLLADMSQMGEVNPDMLFDEVLFKLIPKWNMTAEDIAFYNVLINAHLNRPVNATTLIETNFFERGTDDWVCVPTEHSKHCMVLRKRTPPARYSYLPTNIPIP; translated from the exons atgtCAAATCGTG GATCAATAGGACCTATGTCGTCAATAATTACTTGCCTGACTTTATTATCCGTGATATACATTGCCCACGTTCAGGCTAACCAGCAAGATGACTCGTCAGATGTCG ATTCAGATATATTCTCATCAtcggaaaaaaaacaattagttggatttgaaaaaaaaagctttcaaagaCGGCGTTACAAGAAAGCCCTCAGACAACTCAAAAAAAACGAAGCAACCTCG TTGCAGTTCTTTTCTGATTTTGGTTGCGCTGTGTATCATGGCAAACGTGTGATGGAACTAGATTACACAGCTGCAGAATCATATCTGAAGTTATACTACATACGTGCAATCCCTCAAGACTTGCCAGAAGATTATCAGCGTTTAAATGAGACCTGTGATGAATGGTTGGACGTAGTATTTCACcgaaaaaacccaaaaaataaagaaccaccacgacaaaaaattaaatcctcATACCTAGTATGGTATACTGCTTTGAGTGCTTCGTCTTCGAAACCCAGTGGCAATCCACATGGTTATTTCTTAAACTTGATTTGcactaaattacaaaaaatcagaTCCATGAAACCAACCGTATATGAAACGGACGATGTGATATACCGCCGTTTTTCTGCGTCAATGGCCAGGTCTCACCAAATTTTCGCCGGTCTACACGGTGATTTACTCGCAGATATGTCACAAATGGGAGAAGTAAATCCGGATATGTTATTCGATGAAGTATTGTTTAAACTGATCCCAAAATGGAACATGACGGCTGAGGACATTGCGTTTTACAATGTTCTTATAAATGCACATCTCAATCGACCCGTTAATGCAACAACTttaattgaaacaaatttttttgaaagaggaaCGGATGACTGGGTATGTGTTCCTACTGAGCATTCAAAACACTGCATGGTATTACGTAAGCGAACACCTCCAGCGCGTTACTCCTATCTGCCTACTAATATACCTATACCATAG
- the LOC135848304 gene encoding uncharacterized protein LOC135848304 yields the protein MKMAGNTPKVYDLFHPTPVPLKELAAIAVSLQIWRSELKKFRTNGIKEKFDPSEHATCISLDTYLPDLPTCIHDVIDGYVKKLGLSIDSWVSDHCGKVIDTNTNPRDFSSGDFYYVLKYFDDFVCDYDGTLHYARTAKRWLQCTSNMLGLNGKFSIACLYCFEDVIKEVWPFVSKNTVWNDIKCDRNPILYYWICYLRNDLGKIKNRRGDSVYETMFCLIGKDKPCLRPAVDYFWDRIPLAGRMRPAKKVMKYRFKSFVRFLLPKLDNQLLQEIIDYKGVDLVHILFRDEKYDEQAVITTWLYVRNRFNKDMFSYLVHKIFETELLYVSDDFWGTAREDDSLAYLAREIWNNAPHKLKLLTIRNIISDGQMFQGMADGLDWDPDPKNADFLLTVISDAAIKDRKNLFWLRNWHQLIALYSGKDLHQMMKLCFENDDKIVRFKEKVMAVSKFVSGHCRKLLSYSLFNKLKDFISFLYPETQPAINFKRKILKSAYLLTDFTEENALASSDKLRRRFFELLNRAEFDEVNDFLNFLWPEMREPRIFKQRLLQLAFLGQDCQLGDSIMRGIEKFNGFIDDTFNTVELSNDFKNQLASSPSIQDRLVGYAQSSYDIEKFLKFVDTFVLQEQTLMQIKRRTGDALKEHFSKTNSSDKYELRLRFSYDFPSDEFLLWCFGNEEEVAKFKLSIGYKPKDSSDPMLVDSDSDFELFPKIF from the coding sequence ATGAAAATGGCTGGAAACACTCCCAAAGTGTACGATCTCTTCCATCCGACTCCGGTACCGTTGAAAGAACTGGCAGCTATCGCCGTAAGTCTCCAAATATGGCGTTCTGAACTGAAGAAATTCCGTACAAACGGTATAAAGGAAAAATTCGATCCATCAGAACATGCTACCTGTATTTCTTTGGATACATATCTGCCTGATTTACCAACTTGCATTCACGATGTGATCGACGGCTATGTCAAGAAACTGGGCTTGTCAATAGATAGCTGGGTATCAGATCATTGCGGAAAAGTGATCGATACTAATACCAACCCTCGAGACTTCAGCTCAGGAGACTTCTATTACGTTTTGAAATACTTCGACGATTTCGTATGTGATTACGATGGCACCCTTCATTATGCCAGGACAGCCAAACGTTGGTTGCAATGTACCAGTAATATGCTCGgtttaaatggaaaattctcCATTGCGTGTTTGTACTGTTTCGAAGACGTCATCAAAGAAGTATGGCCGTTTGTATCGAAAAATACAGTCTGGAATGATATCAAGTGCGACAGGAATCCGATACTGTATTATTGGATTTGCTACCTTAGAAATGATTTAGGTAAGATAAAAAACCGTAGAGGTGATTCTGTATATGAAACGATGTTCTGCTTGATCGGCAAAGACAAGCCTTGTCTAAGACCGGCAGTGGATTACTTCTGGGATCGTATTCCTTTGGCTGGTCGAATGCGACCGGctaaaaaagtaatgaaatatCGCTTTAAATCGTTCGTTCGGTTCCTTCTACCGAAACTAGATAATCAACTGTTGCAGGAAATCATCGACTACAAAGGCGTCGATTTGGTACACATTCTgtttagagatgaaaaatacgACGAACAGGCGGTTATAACGACTTGGTTGTACGTTAGAAATCGCTTTAACAAGGATATGTTCAGCTACCTGGTTCACAAAATATTCGAAACGGAGCTTTTGTACGTGAGCGACGATTTTTGGGGAACGGCTCGCGAAGACGACAGTTTAGCATATTTGGCTCGTGAAATATGGAATAATGCTCCGCATAAATTAAAACTATTGACGATTCGGAACATTATATCCGATGGTCAAATGTTCCAAGGCATGGCTGACGGTCTCGATTGGGATCCGGATCCAAAAAACGCCGATTTCCTATTGACCGTTATCTCCGACGCAGCCATCAAAGACAGGAAGAATTTATTCTGGCTACGCAACTGGCATCAGTTGATCGCACTTTACTCGGGAAAAGATTTACATCAAATGATGAAACTTTGCTTCGAAAATGACGACAAAATCGTGCGGTTCAAAGAAAAGGTCATGGCTGTCAGTAAATTCGTAAGCGGTCACTGTCGCAAATTACTCAGTTATTcgcttttcaataaattgaaagacTTTATAAGTTTCTTATACCCCGAGACGCAACCGGCGATcaatttcaaacgaaaaataCTCAAGTCAGCTTATCTCCTTACAGATTTCACCGAAGAAAACGCCCTTGCCAGCAGCGACAAACTACGTAGGCGctttttcgaattattgaatAGGGCGGAATTCGACGAAGTGAACGACTTCTTGAATTTCTTATGGCCCGAAATGCGAGAACCGAGAATTTTCAAGCAACGATTACTCCAGTTGGCTTTTCTCGGCCAAGATTGTCAACTTGGTGATTCGATTATGcgtggaattgaaaaattcaacggaTTCATCGACGATACTTTTAACACCGTTGAACTGTCcaacgattttaaaaatcagctcGCGTCGTCGCCTTCAATTCAGGACCGTCTAGTGGGCTATGCTCAATCATCTTATGATATAGAAAAGTTTCTGAAATTCGTTGACACGTTTGTTCTGCAAGAACAAACTCTGATGCAGATCAAACGGCGTACAGGAGATGCGTTAAAAGAGCATTTTTCCAAGACTAATTCATCAGATAAATACGAGTTAAGGTTACGCTTTTCGTATGATTTCCCATCTGACGAGTTTTTATTGTGGTGTTTTGGAAATGAGGAAGAAGTTGCGAAGTTTAAACTGAGCATTGGTTACAAACCCAAGGATTCATCCGATCCCATGTTAGTTGATTCTGATTCAGACTTCGAGCTTTTTCCCAAGATTTTCTAG
- the LOC135848305 gene encoding uncharacterized protein LOC135848305, translated as MKMAGNTPKVYDLFHPTPVPLKELAAIAVSLQIWRSELKKFRTNGLTEEKFDASRHGSRISLDTHLPDLPTEIRDMIRGYVEKLGLSIDDWVSDHCRKVIADNTNSRDDFYYVLKYFDDLVCDYDGTLHYVRTAKRWMQCTSNMFGLNGKFSLACLYCFEDVIKEIWPFVSKNTVWDNIECDRNPILYYWICYLRNDLGKIKNRRGDSVYETLFCLIGKDKPCLRPAVDYFWDRIPFAGRMRPAKKVMKYRFRSFVRFLLPKLDNQLLQKIVNYNGVDLVHILFRDEKYDEQAVITTWLYVRNRLNKDMFSYLVQKIFETELLYVSDDFWGKARDDDSLAYLAREIWNNAPRNLKLSTIREIISDSQMFEGMAEGLDCDPDPKNADFLLTVIADAAIEDRKNLFWVRNWHHLIALYSGTDLQQMMKLCFENDDEIVQFKEKVIAVSKYVSGHCHKLLDYSHFNKLNDFISFLYPETQSAIDFKRKILKKVYLLQDFTEENALASSKKLRNRFFKLLNRAEFDELNDFLSFLWPEMREPRIFKQRLLQLAFLGQDCQLGGSLMDKIEKFNEFIDDTFNTIELSNDFKNQLASSPSIQDRLARFAHSSYNSEKIWKFVDTFVLQEETLMQIKMRTRDALKEHFSKTNTSSKFELRLRFSFDFPSGKFLLWCFGNDEEVAKFKLSIGYKPKDSSDSMSADSDSEDVPNVLKSIF; from the coding sequence ATGAAAATGGCTGGAAACACTCCCAAAGTGTACGATCTCTTCCATCCGACTCCGGTACCATTGAAAGAACTGGCAGCGATCGCTGTAAGTCTTCAAATATGGCGCTCCGAACTGAAGAAATTCCGTACAAATGGTCTTACAGAGGAAAAATTCGATGCATCCCGACATGGTTCTCGTATTTCTTTGGATACTCACCTGCCTGATTTACCAACTGAAATTCGCGATATGATCCGCGGCTATGTCGAGAAACTGGGCTTGTCAATAGATGACTGGGTATCAGATCATTGCAGAAAAGTGATCGCTGATAATACCAACTCACGAGACGACTTCTATTACGTTTTGAAATACTTCGACGATTTGGTCTGCGATTACGACGGCACCCTTCATTATGTCAGGACAGCCAAACGTTGGATGCAATGTACCAGTAATATGTTCGGTTTAAACGGAAAATTCTCCCTTGCTTGTTTGTACTGTTTCGAGGACGTCATCAAAGAAATATGGCCGTTTGTATCGAAAAATACAGTCTGGGATAATATAGAATGCGACAGAAATCCGATACTGTATTATTGGATTTGCTACCTTAGAAACGATCTAGGTAAGATAAAAAACCGTAGAGGTGATTCTGTATATGAAACGCTGTTCTGTTTGATCGGCAAAGATAAGCCTTGTCTAAGACCGGCAGTGGATTACTTCTGGGATCGTATTCCTTTTGCTGGTCGAATGCGACCGGctaaaaaagtaatgaaatatCGCTTTAGATCGTTCGTTCGGTTCCTTCTACCGAAACTAGATAATCAACTGTTGCAGAAAATCGTCAACTACAACGGCGTCGATTTGGTACACATTCTgtttagagatgaaaaatacgACGAACAGGCGGTTATAACGACTTGGTTGTACGTTAGAAATCGCTTGAACAAGGATATGTTCAGCTACCTGGTTCAGAAAATATTCGAAACGGAGCTTTTGTACGTGAGCGACGATTTTTGGGGAAAGGCTCGCGATGACGACAGTTTAGCGTATTTGGCTCGTGAAATATGGAATAATGCTCCGCGTAATTTAAAACTATCGACGATTCGAGAAATTATATCTGACAGTCAAATGTTCGAAGGCATGGCTGAAGGTCTTGATTGTGATCCGGATCCAAAAAACGCCGATTTCTTATTAACCGTTATCGCCGATGCAGCCATCGAAGACAGGAAGAATTTATTTTGGGTACGCAACTGGCATCATTTGATCGCACTTTACTCCGGAACAGATTTGCAGCAAATGATGAAACTTTGTTTCGAAAATGACGACGAAATCGTTCAGTTCAAAGAAAAAGTCATAGCTGTCAGTAAATACGTAAGCGGTCATTGCCACAAATTACTGGATTATTCgcatttcaataaattgaatgaCTTTATAAGTTTCTTATACCCTGAGACACAATCAGCGATCGATTTCAAacgaaaaatactcaaaaaagttTATCTCCTTCAAGATTTTACCGAAGAAAACGCCCTCGCCAGCAGCAAAAAACTACGTAACcgctttttcaaattattgaatagGGCGGAATTCGACGAATTGAACGACTTCTTGAGTTTCTTATGGCCCGAAATGCGAGAACCGAGAATTTTCAAGCAACGATTACTCCAGTTGGCTTTTCTCGGCCAAGATTGTCAACTTGGTGGTTCGCTTatggataaaattgaaaaattcaacgaattcATCGACGATACGTTTAATACCATTGAACTGTCcaacgattttaaaaatcaactcgcGTCTTCGCCTTCAATTCAGGACCGTCTAGCGCGCTTTGCTCATTCATCTTATAATTCAGAAAAGATATGGAAATTCGTTGACACGTTTGTCCTGCAAGAAGAAACTCTAATGCAGATCAAAATGCGTACGAGAGATGCGTTAAAAGAGCATTTTTCCAAGACTAATACATCAAGTAAATTCGAGTTAAGGTTACGCTTTTCGTTTGATTTTCCATCCGGCAAGTTTTTATTGTGGTGTTTTGGAAATGACGAAGAAGTTGCGAAGTTTAAGCTGAGCATTGGTTACAAACCCAAGGATTCATCCGATTCCATGTCAGCTGATTCAGACTCAGAGGATGTACCTAATgtgttaaaatcaattttctaa